The Elaeis guineensis isolate ETL-2024a chromosome 3, EG11, whole genome shotgun sequence region CTTTTGTTGGTTTCAGAGGAGCCCGCGGGATGCGGAGGGTTTGAAACGGCTTCGAAGGGATCCGTGAGTGTGATGAGTCTGAAGGAGCAGCGATGGTGATCGAGGTGCAGTAGCAGGCCCAAGAGGACCATATTGGGTGGTTGGCCTCGGATACAAGATTGACTTCTACAGTATTATATGGACTTCAGATTCAGATAGAGCATCAGATAGAGATAGCTTCACAAGTGGAGAGGGTGTTTTGGCACGAGTTCAGAGTGAAGAGATGCAAAAGAAAGAGCAATATCCCAGCACCAATGTCTGTTTTGCACAGAGCCATGTGAAGCTAAGTGTACAGATGGAGAGGCATGCCTCTGAGGAGACTGTATTAGGTGAAACATTAGTTGCAGCGAGTATCGGCATAGGAATGCTGCAGTCTCTCTAAAAAAATCCAAGGCAAGTGATGCAGCTGCCAAGCAGAAGGAAGCCTACAATAAGATCCAAGATGGTGTCAAAAAGCAAGCAAAGATCTTCAACTATAGAGACGATCATCCCAAAGATCTCCAAGAGAGCTCAGAAGCTGAAGAAGATTGGCGGTGGCAAAGATGTTTGCATAAGGGGTTGTTAGGATATACAGCGACAGTTGAATTATGCAGGAGGATATTATCAGGTTTGCCAAGACTTGGGGgtaccaagatggagattgtaggAGTTGGTATGGTGCTCTCAAGCTTTAGAAAGCCACGAAAGGAGTCAGGATATTTGTTTTGGGAGACTAGGACAGGTATGGTCCTAAGGGCTAGGATAAgagtggtcctagggtggaggcaTGTAGCTCTCCATGGGCTTGAGGTCCAGATATTGAGGACTTTGAGGAGCTTGGTTGGTGCTCCAAAGACTTGAGGATACAAGATGGAGCAAGGAACCAATGCCAATGATGAAGACAGCAGGGAAAAAGTAGTTTCTAGGTTTTAGTCGATTCGGACTGAGACTAAATCGACTAAGTCTAGAGAAAGTAGCCAAACAGAAAGACAGATTTTGAAAATCTATGGCTGGCATgcaggtgagtcgactcaattctggTTTGAGTCGATTCAGTCACAGTATGAGATTGAGTCAGCTCAGTCTGAGATCGAGTCAGCTCAGTTTTATGGATAGAATTGTGCGGATTTTCTATTTGAGATTCGAGTTGGATTTGATCCTAGAGGTTTAAGGCATGGTTTGAGAGATCTTAAAGGGGCTAACCAAGGATTTGGACTAGGATTAAGTGCAAAGAATGAGAGCATGCAAAACTTGGGCTTGGATGAGTGCTTCATATATGAGTTAGCCAATGGAGTTTTGGGTTAGGGTTTTGGTTCATGTATAtgggtatatatatgtatacatggtAATCGTATATTGATAGTAGAATCAAAGATACTCTTTCTTCCTTATCTCTCTGTCTCTCTTCCTGATTTTGCATGTCGCCCAAGGCATCACACGCACCCCTTTCTTTAGAAGGGGGTGCGCGGTATCTAGAATGATGCCTCAAAATCTAGGGCTTGATGGTTACTGTCCCTAAAGAGTCTGGATCATCGTGGACTCTTGCAGAGAGAGATCCATCGCTGGTCTCCTCAGATCCATATCAGAGAAAGACGATCtttcaatatggtatcagagcggtaTCGGGTTTCAACAACACACTCACTCACTGCATATCAGTCAACATTCTCAACAAGATCTTTCTTTCTCTTATATCAATGTATACATATTTTAATCACTATATTTTTGTTGAATACAAACAAGAAAAATTGTCTAGAgtttcgatcattgatgagttatttttcatcctTGGATTCAGTTATTGATACAAATTATCcttatgaaggaaaaaaaaatcttaagctaCAATGAGTCTGGCCTTAGGCCACCATTTGAGTGCCGGCCAAGCCACAGAGTCGAAACTCTCCGTGATTCGAGGACCCAGCTAGGAGCAACCATAGTGTATCGACAATTCCTCCTAATCCCATTCAGGAAGGCCACATCTTTACGGAGGTGTTTGGTTCACGATAGGAATTAGAATCAGAATGAAAATTGGAATGGAttggaatcagaattggaatggcaTAATTCTCCAAAGCGTCTGATTCGTGAttgaaatcgaaattagaatggatGATTCCCATTGTTGTTGCTTGGTTCATATAAAGATAGGAATCagagtcaactcaaatttttatttttattcttaattaaaatttttaaaaattaattattttaaaaattgatattaaataaaaattaaatataataataagagatgaaatattttatgacctaaaatataaaatataaataattttatgaaaaatagaaaagaaagtgaaagaaaaataaaaaaatagaaaagaaaatgaaaagaaaaaaaagaagaagaaaggtgaAGGAAGGAAGGCACGCCTCCCCCCGCACTTCTTCTTCTCGACCGTAGACCCCCCTCCTCCCGTGACCACGCTGCCCCCGCCGTGGCCCCACCCCACCGCCATCCATGTTGCACCTGCCGTTCGCATTGCACCTAGCTCCGCACGACCACAAAAcctcctcccctctcctctcctaGCTCCGGTGCCACCAAACCCCCTCTCCTCCCCTCCCTTGACTCTGGTGCCACCAGCCCCCCTTGCCTCTCCTCTCCGACCTAAGGTGCCTCCTACACCTCCCCACCCCCTCCACCgccgccccctcccctcttcatcgCTTCTTCTCCGTCTGATTTTTAAAACTTCATCCAAAACCCTAGCCCCCGACGACCTCTCCTCAGCCCCCTACAACCTCTCCCCAGCCTTTTGCTCCATCACCACCTTCGCCCCGCTATTGTCGCTAACCTCGGCCCTGATTTTGACTTCTTAGGCTGCGCCGTCGACGGCATCGATGACACCATCACTATCACGATCGACCCCGCCGTTCTAGCCAAAACTCTCTTTATCTCTGGCATCGCTGCCTCCACCGCCAAGCTCAGCTGTGACCCCCTTTGGAACTGTGCCGGCATCACCAGCATAGCTGCCATGCAGGCCCTCGATGTCCGCTCTGTCGGCCTCTCCCTCTACCTCGAGAAGGGCCTCTCCTTTGACAGCGGCCTCAGCTCCAGTGCAGCCGCCATCCCTTCAATGGCCTCTTCAGCAGCAGCCTCTCCCCCGGCGAGCTCATTTTTGTCGGGCTCCACCCCTCCCCCCCCGATTCCGTTGCAAGTCTCGCCACCAGCCACCACCTCCATCTTTTTATCACTGTCCAAAAGAGCGATCTTATTGTCATGGGATTCGTCaccgtgattttttttttatatcattccACTGGAATGAGATTGACTCCATTGGGATGAGTTTAGATTTGGTTACGGAAAGAATGGATCATTTTCATTCCTCTCTGAAATGGTAATCGGAATGAAATTCTCCCCAGTCAAATAGTTGGAATGAGAATCATTCATTCtgatttttatttcagatcttaATTATTCCAACCAAATATCTCCTGCAAGTCACTGGTTAAGTTAGCAAAAATGAGGCAAGCTTTTGCAAGTGGAATGCCTCCAATAATATTACTAGAAAGGACATGAAAAGGGATTGCTGCATCATGGATGAATGAATCACCCAATCGTTTTGTGGTTCTCATCCACCTTACCACTTGTCCAGCTGTGCGGGCCTCACGAAACGCTTGCACGCGATGGCTGTGACAAGAGTGCTGAGACCATACGGCTGTATCGGTGGAGACATACGGCTAGGCCAGGTATCAACACTTCCTTTGTGGAGGGAGGTCATGATCTGGATGCATGCATCAAAATATTCTATTCGGCCGCTGGGTCAATAGTGCAGGTGGACAGGCAATGTAGCCATGCACCGAAAGCGGAAACATGGATgtgtttttttttattattattttttaatcttttgatAAAAGATCACCCATAGGTTTTTAATAAAGAGTACTGTCTGCATTATAGAACATAAGCCCAGCACTGCTGAAACAAAAGAGATGGTAACCAGCAGCTAGCCTGGcaatcaaagaaaaaataaataatgctGGCGTGCAGATGGAAGATCTACTTGCATTCATGCATGCATGAATTGCTAGCATTAGTCTGGACCATAATTATGTGGACGAGACATGCATTTTCTTGATATCTCATGtagatatttatttaattttcatTCACATGAGTTTGAGTATTTACTATCTAGAtggatctccttttttttttttttggtaagaagagGGTCGAAGCTGTATTAATTTAACGATAAGAAGCAATGTTCAGTACAAACCTATGTAAGTCAAAATGAATTTACAGTTATCCAAAAAAACTAACATATGACCTGATAATCAACAGAGAACAAAGTGGAGTACGAAACAATATGAATAAGGACATAAATTGGAAACATAAACCTAGAGGCCCAAACTTGCAGAACTGATGGATGGATCTCTTTTTCATAACCGAATATATATAGGGCTATTCTATTAAGTGCTGTAAAAAAAAGCCATAAAAAATGTTCCAAGAAACGGTATTATTTTTGTTGTCTAGCCATCTGATATGAAGTTAGAACTTCTTTTAACTTAAATTGAATGTGTTTGCAGCTCATTAAACATTTATCTTTTTTGTTTGTTGGTCACAGGCTCTTTGTATTGGTGGCGAACACAGTCTTATATATAAATGCTAAACATCTTTACAATCCTATTACAAATAAGGTTAATTCAGTAACTGCACATTTTGGACGATCAGCATTTCTAGCGTTTTCCAATATATTTTTGCTTGTGTCATTTATGGAGAGCATACGCGCGGATGGATGCACACAAGGAATCTTCAATTACGACACAATTTCTCAGCAATCGATATGTTTAATTTCTCACGAGATATAACCGGAGTAGCCGCAGAGGAATGATGCCTTCGCCGACCTAGAAAAGTCGAGAGTGGTCGGATGCGGGGTTGCCAGCCACCCACGCGATACGGGCGCGGGCCCACTCAAAAAAGGCCGATATATATGGACACTTGCCGATATATTATTCGCTGCAAAACAGCATTCTCTGTTCCACTGGGATCCGTGGAATaagaaattattagatggatcGGAGGCAGTAGACCAGTCCAACGGCCACATTACCCCTTTTTATTTAAACTATCAAAATCAAAACTGAGTTTCACCCTGTTATCCACCGTACATGAGATTTCGACCGGTCCACTGGATCCGATCGATCAATAATTTCTCCCATGGACTCAACCCAAAATCGACCAACCGAGTTGATCGTTGATCGCAGCGTCCGGTCCAACCACTGCAGTCGATTTTGCTGCGGTTGGACCGGTGTCCATGATAGCCAACCGCGGTACGAGGAAGTTTCCTCTTGAGAGACCAAAAAACGGAGAGGACGCAAAATGACTTTGATCAGGTACAATGGACCacgccaaatcccacggtggTAACACGCCATATTACCCCTTTTATTTCGCCAATTCCCGATTACACGTTATCCACCGCGCATATGCTCCGAGATTTGCTCTGTCCACTTGGGTCCATGAACCCCAGCAAACCAGCACATCAGGTAGAGATAGCATTCTGCTAAGTTGCACGAATCTTAATTATATGCTTAAAACACTTGTGGAATAGTATTCTTTCTCTAATAGGGGAATTTCGCCACCCAGAACACTTTCTAGAGCCCTGCATTGGAAGAAAAAGTGGTGTCTAGCGACCAGAATACCTTTAGTGCCGTTCTTTTTCCAAGAAGGCGTCTCGGAAACCAAAGCTCTCGGCATGAGAGGTGGGCAGACAAGATCATGGGATGTGCATGTCTGATGCCACAGCCGGATCATGCGAATCTTCTCCACCGCATCCCttccccttcccttcctcccattAGTCTATTAGATTATTCTTAAACATTAACTAATACCGAGAAGACTCATTTATTACCTTTCCTtgctttacaaaaaaaataagcaCAATTTATTAGCTGCAATAGTTCAATGTCGAATAAATTATAGGTGTTGAGCTTATCTAATCCTATCTCCTACAACATTCATGTACTAACACATCCTATATAAGATCTCACTTACCAATGAGATGATTTGTTTCCAGCTCTCGGCTGTCAGCATCCGGATCAGTAATTTAAAAGGGAGTTTAACATCAGCTCGAGTCAGCCCAACTGAATCGAGGTATGGATGGTTAGCTTTGATGCCTCAGCCACTTAATGATATATATCGAGACTATTGTGGCATAAAGTGACCAATTTGCAACACCGATTAAATGATGAAGGTATTGACTTGTCCATGACATAAAGCTAGATGAAATCTCCGAAATCAAATGATTCCCGTTGGACCATCGTTACtgccatatttttttttactgaaGCTAGTTGGCTGGAAAAATAGGTCCATGGACAACAGCCTGCAGTAGAGGCTAGTCGTAACCCAATATCCTAGATATCCAACAAGCTTGATGGTTGTTGGAGCTAACAGGGACCAAATTGGCGTACAAGGCTCGCATGACTATGATAAACTAACCTGCCTTTAGTTTAGGATTAATTAATGTGCCATGAGTTATTCTGATGGAGCACTTTTTCCTCCAATAAAAGAGTGGAAGCGAGGGTAACACGCTCACACCTCCATCGTTGGGCTTGGGTGAGCGTGCTGGTGTCACCCAAACACGCCTCTCCCGAGCTGCTCCCGCTGTCCGACACTTGCGTGACCGAGGCTCTCATTCCCTTTTCCGGCCTCGTTTCAGCCATGGAATCTCCTGCGCTTCCTCTGCTATTATTCCCTTTCTGATCTCAACCTCTGCGACGAGGATAAGAGagacagaaaaaagaaaaagagcacgGAAAACAGTGCATTAAGTAgaacaaatcgaatcaaaagccgGAGGCCTTTCAAAGATCGTATTTTGAGAGTTCCGGGGGTCAATAATGCTGGTTTGCCATGTGGGTGTTCGATTTTGTTGCCTGGGGTTGAGAGTTTTGGGGGACGGAGCACGGTCTTTGCTGTGGAGAAAGTAAAAGGGAGACcacttttttcttattttggttcagaggatatatatatatatgttttttgTCCTTTTGGATTGGGTCGTCGTTTGAGAAGGTTTTCTCAGGGCTCCTTGGTTGTGAGGTGCTTGGAAACGAGTTCCATTGGTATCCTCTTGCTCTGccagcattctctgattttttttcttttcttggtcTTTTCTTCTTGGACGATACTTGAAACACTTTCCTCTGTCTCCCTTCCTTCAGTTCATGCTCTTTTCTCCTGGTTTTCTTTTgttataatctattattttttgtgTTTATATCCCCAGTCGGTGTTTCCTCACGACAGTTGctatctttttttcttcccttCCTCTGTGAGGACTAAAACAGAGAaagtttctcttcttttctcctagtCTTTCGTCCATTGTCCAGAAGAGAGTTTCCATCAACTAAAGAAAAAAATGCAGAAGAGAGTCATGGAAGAGGATTTTAGGAAAGGAGAAGGACGTCCGCAGCTGCTCGATCTCATTCCAAATGAGAGAGATTGGATGGTCAAGGATGTGGGTGTAGGAGGAAAATGCTTTGGAGTCTCTGAAGAGAAAAAGCTTGAGCTGAGACTTGGCCTCCCTGGAGATGAAGACTGGTCATCAGTtaaggagaagagagaagagcaCTCTATTGAGTCTGCTCTATCCCTTGGTCACTACTCCAAGGTTTCTAAAACCATAGGCACTAATCCTTCTTCTGTTGGAGCCAAAAGAGGATTTCTAGACACGGTTGAGTCCAAAACAGAAGGTATGCTAATAGACAAGAAGTTTTAGCGGTTGGTTCTTCTTCGTTCCATGTTTTTCTTGACcgttgatctcttcttcttcttcctgtttCTCACTAGTTtttcagcagcagcaacagcagcagccTGGCTTTCTCCAGTTGCAGGCTAAAGGGAAGGAATTATCACAGAAGACAAATGGGAGGGCAGAACAGCAGAGCCTTGAGAAAAAGGCTTGTGGGTCTCCAGCGGCACATGGTTCGGCTGCTGCTCCTTGTGGTGATGGAGCTGGAGCCAACAACAGCTCTCAGACAAGGTAGTAATCATAGTCTTCTGCCCTTaagcttttctttttttaaaggcAACTTGTGGGTCACAGTTTAGAGAGCTAAGTTTGCTCTATTGGGACCTGGGTGTCACGGGAACAACCTCCCTACTGTGTACATCTGACCCTCCCGGATCCAAAGCGCGGGAGCCTGGTGCACTGTGAATCCTGTTGGTCACTGTTTACTTCTTTGGATGACCGGCTTTTGGAGGTGTCCTGTATCTTGGTCATGTTCCTTTCTTTCTTAGGTGTGCCACAAGTTTAGAGTTATTACATTTAAAGCTTTCCCATGTCTGGCTTGTTTTTAGCTTGAGCTTGGGGACAGGGAGATTGAGGGTGGAAACTATGCTATTGTTGCTACATTGTTTCTTATATTAACTTCAGGAACTCTTATTTCTCCTATTTAGTCAGTTTGTTTGCTGCTCATATATAATGACATTTAACATATGTTATGCTAAGTAAATTTGCTTGCAGCTGCTGTATGCTCTGCAGTAGGATATTTTTATTACCTAAATTACAGAAAATTAGTTTAGgtgtttctatttattatatttacttttattttttagcaGCCTCTCTAGTAAGTAGTAATGATAAAGCTCTAAATCATGTCTTTCCTCTCCAATTAAACGATATTGTTCCATTTGCAAATACAATTATCGAAGTAAAAACTTCCTTTTTAAtgtctctttttatttttaactcCTTTTACAATCCATCTTgggtattttaaaattaaaaagacCCTTGGTTCTCATGTAGTTTCTCTGTGTAGCATGTGTTAGAAAAATTCCATTTTCGTGATCTCCTTTTGTACATCTCATACCTAGAATTGCTATTTCTTGTTAGCTATTAAGCAAAGGAGAAGAAAACATCCCTTCAGCTATTGTGCCGGTTTTTAGTAAAACTACAGCACATGGCTCTTGTTATGAATGGAATGagaatttatctattttttataaaataaacacTCTATTTTCTGAGAGGATGCCCGGAACAGAATAGGGAAAAAGAAGTTTGCAAATATTAAGAATcattcatttttcaaaaaaagttAGATTCACTCGGTTTTCAGAAAAGATATGGTCATAAGAAGTTTGTAGTCTTTGAAATAAAAGTTAGAAAAGAGACTTTTATAACCTATTGCTATTTATATCatcatttttatttgaaaatgctTTGTTTTTAGTTTTCTGTTGTTTCTTATGGCAAAATGCTCACCTGCTTTTTCTATGCAGGCCACAAATTACTATCAACTGAGCCACCTTTGGATGCTTCCTCTTAGATCTATGACTTGTATTCgcaattttgatttttaataatATCTAATTATGTAGCTTCACAGTTATTAACACACCtgcctacttttttttttttttttttttgaaaaaatcctTTCTAATCTGGTTTTCAGATGATTGTATACTTGCTGAACAAGAAGGAAATTTGAGTACTGCCTTTTCTGGGATCATTTTGTTTATATTCTAGCTAAACTTTATTTCGACAATCTGGCCTTACTATTTCTTTCAAACTGCAACAGCTATTGTGAGATTTGTTACAATTGTGCAATTTTTCAGAGTTGCTCTTTTGTTCATGAAAATATAGATTAGCCCATTTATGTTTTATTCAGCTACTTAAATGCTATCCTTTTTTCCTATGTTGTTTGTTTGTGAAAGCAGGACTGCCCCAACCCCAGTTGTTGGGTGGCCTCCTATTCGTTCTTTCAGAAGGAATCTTGCAAGCATTTCCAAACCTTCCCTTGAATCACAGAATGGAGGACCGGAAACAGCAGTTAAGTTCAAGAATGGTAGGAAAGGCTTGTTTGTGAAAATCAACATGGACGGGATACCCATAGGAAGGAAAGTAGATTTGAAGGCCTATGATAGCTATGAGAAGCTCTCTTTGGTTGTAGATGAACTCTTTCAGGGCCTTCTTGCAGGTATATTACCTAATATCCATCGTGGAGGAAGCATAACAACAAAAAGCAATCCAACCAAATAACATGCTTCATGCCGTGCCAAAATTATATTGGGTTCTAAATTTACATTAGaagtctcttataattttaacatACCAGAGCTCCTACCTGTTCTATATATTACAATATGGTATAGGAAAAGGGTAAAATGTAGAGTGATGACTCTGCTTATGATTTATATTAAAGGAAGTTGATGATAACCTTGGGACCTTCCACATGTAATTATTGCAACGTGGAGTAATAATTTGTAGATTATGCTCTCCGCCTTTACATTGACCACCTTGCTAGTTTTGGGCTCATTGGGCCTTGTAAGTGCATTGCTAacctgagttttttttttttgtactttgaCTTAAATTTGCTTAGCTCAAAGGGATCCTCTTACTGCTGGAACTCAGAAGAATCCTGAAGAAAAGCAAGCAATCACAGGTTTACTAGATGGAAGTGGCGAATATACTTTGGTTTATGAAGATGATGAAGGTGACAGGATGCTGGTGGGGGATGTTCCTTGGGAGTAAGTTTTTCATCAGTTTGGTATTACTTCTATTTCTTATTCCAGGGGATCTAATTTGGTGCAAGAATCCATGCAAGCCATTCATCCATAGTGCCTGCACATTTGGATCAAacaatattataaattaaaatatatttcagTAACTTTTGGTTTTATAATCTTGTAACATGTGGTAGTCAAAGAAATACATTTGTTATATAGCTTTCTTAGCATCTTTAATCGAAACCTTTCCCTTTACATAGCTTGAATCATTTTGTCTTTGTTGAACTGTCACTGGAAATCGAAATTCTAATATTACACTCCTATcttctaaaaaattcaaaaatctatGGTCAAACAATAGAACAAGCCTTGAGAAACTTGTTTGAAATTTTCACCCTGTGATTATCCTCAAGGTTTtcactcaaaaaaaagaaaagaaaagaaaagaaaatgaaataaaTGTTTGTTGTGAAAATCACCATTTACTTTATGACTTGATCGTTTTTCTTACAGTTGTTAAAATTGAGCCAAGTACGTGACCGTGCGGTGTAAAGTTCTATCAACTGTTTATTTATGAAAGTCCAAATGCCTACAGAGGTTCTCTATCTTTATATTCTTTTTCCCTTTGGTGCTTGCAGCATGTTTGTCTCCACAGCCAAGAGGTTGCGTGTGCTGAAGAGTTCTGAGCTTTCTGCGTCTTCTGTAAGTCCATTCTCTAGTTGCCTCTTTTTCACTGAAGTGGGTATCTTTGTGCAAGTTTTGTTATTGGGTGATTGGAGGTTTCTCTTAGAAGTTTGCAGTTATATTTGGTCTTACATTTCACTGTAATGACTAAAgcattttccttcctttttctccaGCTGGGAGCGGTCAGCAGGAAGAGAACAGCAACCTAGTGTTAGTTGGAAAGAAGAGGGTCTTTTATATCTGGGTTGTGCATTGAACATCTTTTCGGTGAGCTTTGAAAGATGCATTAGagtggatcttttttttttccccccctcCTTTCCTTGATTTCAATCTTTTTCCAGTTATCTTCGTCATTTCCTCTTTTGATCTTCTGTGTTTGTGGGAATCATGGAGGAAGATGCCAGTAGGAATTTGATAGTATCTCATATGTAAATGTACAAGGAAAACATAAATGTTTGGCGCTATGACTGATCAAATTGTCTTTGTACTATGAAGCAGAATTTGACTGTGGTTTCCAGGTCACAATTTGAGTAGATCTTATTTGTAAGTGCGAGAAGATGATTTTGGCGAGCTTTTATCAAAACAAGGAGTAGGCCTAACTGTGACATTTATGGAATTTATCATCGAAGCTCATCTGCTTATGAAGTCATTTATTTAATTGCCAGGTGAAACGATTGAGTATTCTTTCCCGACTACATTTTTATGGTAGAGTCAGCTTGTTCATGTCTCAACCTATTTTATCCAAAGTTGCCATCCATTGGCAAGGACTTGAATATAAAACTCATAGTAATCATACATAAAAaaactatatttatttttagatttacccATAGATCTTTGTGCTTTGGCAATGCATCCATTTAACTATTAAGGTAGCTTGATTGTGGTGCTGTGGGAGCAACGTGCTCAATGTCAGAGATGATATAGCTGATGGTGTAGGCATAGCATTCTTGAAAACATAATGGCAAACCATTTGAATCAAAGAGCTAACATAGCGCTCTGTTATATGATAAGCAAGCTTACCAAAATGGATGGCTATTAGCATCCCTCACAAGCAGTGAATAACGGTGACAGGTAGCATTTATCCAGCTAAATGTGGTCCAGGCCAATTTGGTGGGAAGGGGGTTGATTGAGGGAGGCCTATTTGTTGTTCAtcagggaaaaaaaaaggaaaagaggaaaaaggaaaaaggggaggcCTATTTGTTGAATGATGCTGCGATATGTTAGATTTGCACAATGGACCAGCCTTCAGTCCTCAGTCGCACAGGTACGAAGTTCTCAAAGGGAAGGTCACAGTCTATGGTAACAAGCTCTGCCTCCACTGTCGAGCTCTCTCCACTCCCCGGTTCACTTCAAACTTAGTCCCCTTTAATAAAGTAGCAGGTACTGTCCTTTTTTTAATTATTACTATCAGCTGTGTTCTTGTCTATCCAAATGGCCAACATTGCCCCACAAATTGTTC contains the following coding sequences:
- the LOC140856642 gene encoding auxin-responsive protein IAA16-like isoform X2 encodes the protein MQKRVMEEDFRKGEGRPQLLDLIPNERDWMVKDVGVGGKCFGVSEEKKLELRLGLPGDEDWSSVKEKREEHSIESALSLGHYSKVSKTIGTNPSSVGAKRGFLDTVESKTEVFQQQQQQQPGFLQLQAKGKELSQKTNGRAEQQSLEKKACGSPAAHGSAAAPCGDGAGANNSSQTRTAPTPVVGWPPIRSFRRNLASISKPSLESQNGGPETAVKFKNGRKGLFVKINMDGIPIGRKVDLKAYDSYEKLSLVVDELFQGLLAAQRDPLTAGTQKNPEEKQAITGLLDGSGEYTLVYEDDEGDRMLVGDVPWDMFVSTAKRLRVLKSSELSASSLGAVSRKRTAT
- the LOC140856642 gene encoding auxin-responsive protein IAA16-like isoform X1: MQKRVMEEDFRKGEGRPQLLDLIPNERDWMVKDVGVGGKCFGVSEEKKLELRLGLPGDEDWSSVKEKREEHSIESALSLGHYSKVSKTIGTNPSSVGAKRGFLDTVESKTEVFQQQQQQQPGFLQLQAKGKELSQKTNGRAEQQSLEKKACGSPAAHGSAAAPCGDGAGANNSSQTSRTAPTPVVGWPPIRSFRRNLASISKPSLESQNGGPETAVKFKNGRKGLFVKINMDGIPIGRKVDLKAYDSYEKLSLVVDELFQGLLAAQRDPLTAGTQKNPEEKQAITGLLDGSGEYTLVYEDDEGDRMLVGDVPWDMFVSTAKRLRVLKSSELSASSLGAVSRKRTAT